In a single window of the Prochlorococcus marinus str. AS9601 genome:
- a CDS encoding ABC transporter permease: MSRNISIKEALGMATKTLVSNKLRSSLTMLGIIIGNASVITLVGLGRGAQTLAKNQLSNLGANVLFIVPGNNDTRRRGISFPKNLVLEDAIAIRNQVPTVKKVAPQISANEIVQSNSKSLNISIAGVTPEFLEVRSFEVDKGRFLSKSDVNSARSYVVIGPDLKEEFFKDKSSSLGKKIRIKDHTYEIIGILKPKGAVFGSNQDKNAYIPLTTMVNRITGKDPTYGVSLSFISVEAINKNATSAAKFQITNLLRQRHKIIRDDDFAVRSQEDALNIVTNITSGLTFLLAGIGAVSLVVGGIGIMNIMLVSVSERTEEIGLRKAIGAKQSDILIQFLIEALILSTIGGLIGTTTGLSGVFLLSLITPLPASVGITTTFSTMIISGSIGLIFGVLPAKRASKLDPIVALRSL; this comes from the coding sequence ATGTCTAGGAATATTTCAATAAAAGAAGCCTTAGGCATGGCAACAAAAACTTTAGTTTCGAACAAATTGAGAAGTTCGCTAACAATGCTTGGAATAATTATAGGAAATGCCTCAGTTATTACACTTGTTGGACTTGGTAGAGGTGCTCAAACATTAGCAAAAAACCAATTAAGTAATTTAGGCGCCAATGTTTTATTCATTGTTCCCGGAAATAATGACACAAGAAGAAGAGGTATTTCATTTCCTAAAAACTTAGTTTTAGAAGATGCAATAGCAATAAGAAATCAAGTCCCAACAGTTAAAAAAGTAGCCCCTCAAATCTCTGCTAACGAAATAGTGCAATCAAATTCTAAAAGTTTAAATATATCAATTGCTGGAGTTACTCCTGAATTTCTTGAAGTAAGAAGCTTTGAAGTAGATAAAGGTAGATTTTTATCAAAAAGTGATGTTAATAGTGCAAGAAGTTATGTTGTGATAGGACCTGATCTGAAAGAGGAATTTTTCAAAGATAAATCTTCATCACTTGGAAAAAAAATCAGAATTAAAGACCATACTTATGAAATTATCGGAATATTAAAGCCCAAAGGTGCTGTATTTGGGAGCAATCAAGACAAAAATGCTTATATTCCATTAACCACCATGGTAAATAGGATTACAGGGAAGGACCCGACATATGGAGTAAGTTTAAGCTTCATTAGTGTTGAAGCGATAAATAAAAATGCAACTAGTGCCGCTAAATTTCAGATTACTAACTTATTAAGGCAAAGACATAAAATAATCAGAGATGATGACTTTGCGGTTAGATCACAAGAAGATGCGCTGAACATAGTAACCAACATAACAAGTGGACTAACTTTTTTACTGGCTGGTATTGGTGCAGTATCTTTAGTGGTTGGAGGCATAGGAATCATGAATATTATGCTCGTTTCTGTAAGCGAAAGGACTGAAGAGATTGGACTTAGAAAAGCAATAGGAGCTAAACAGTCAGATATATTAATTCAATTTTTAATTGAGGCATTGATTTTATCTACAATTGGAGGATTAATTGGAACAACAACAGGATTATCAGGTGTTTTTCTTTTATCTCTGATAACACCACTTCCTGCATCGGTGGGAATTACAACTACTTTTTCCACCATGATCATTTCAGGATCAATAGGTTTAATCTTTGGCGTTTTACCTGCTAAAAGAGCTTCTAAATTAGATCCAATTGTTGCATTAAGAAGTTTATAA
- the pyk gene encoding pyruvate kinase codes for MSNIDLKRRTKIVATIGPATQSEEIITNLIKAGVTTFRLNFSHGDHKDHAERIKTIREVSKKLDIDIGILQDLQGPKIRLGRFKDGPVKVKKGDKFTLTSNEVECTNTIANVTYDKLSQEVSEGKRILLDDGKIEMIVEKVDTKANNLECMVTVGGVLSNNKGVNFPDVQLSVKALTEKDKEDLKFGLSVGVDWIALSFVRNPSDINEIKDLINTNGHSTPVVAKIEKFEAIDQIDTVLPLCDGVMVARGDLGVEMPAEEVPLLQKELIRKANSLGIPIITATQMLDSMASNPRPTRAEVSDVANAILDGTDAVMLSNETAVGDYPVEAVETMATIARRIERDYPLKAIESHLPSTIPNAISAAVSNIARQLDAGAIIPLTKSGSTARNVSKFRPPTPILATTTERSVARRLQLVWGVTPIVVKNDERTAKTFSLAMQIAQEMGILNQGDLVVQTAGTLTGISGSTDLIKVGLVRKIVSRGISIGEIGVTGKARIIKNNLDISLICPGEILFVPKELMKNIPLSKNIAGIVTNQNVNDVYAFFNKNNKKISTICNLENMDNHQISNGDLITLQLNEGVIYMGQIEDDDAIDKYKYV; via the coding sequence ATGTCGAATATTGATTTAAAAAGAAGAACAAAAATAGTAGCAACTATTGGCCCTGCGACCCAATCTGAAGAGATAATTACAAATTTAATTAAAGCTGGAGTAACAACATTCAGATTAAATTTCTCACATGGAGATCATAAAGATCATGCTGAGAGAATAAAAACCATAAGGGAAGTATCAAAAAAGTTAGATATAGATATTGGAATATTGCAAGATCTTCAAGGACCTAAAATACGATTAGGACGCTTTAAAGATGGGCCAGTAAAAGTTAAAAAAGGCGATAAATTTACGCTTACATCAAATGAAGTCGAATGTACAAATACTATTGCAAATGTTACCTACGACAAACTTTCTCAAGAAGTTAGCGAAGGGAAAAGAATACTTTTAGATGATGGAAAAATAGAAATGATTGTAGAAAAAGTTGATACAAAAGCTAATAATCTGGAGTGCATGGTAACTGTAGGAGGGGTTCTTTCAAACAATAAAGGTGTTAATTTTCCAGATGTTCAATTATCAGTAAAAGCATTAACAGAAAAGGATAAAGAGGATTTAAAATTTGGTTTATCTGTAGGAGTTGATTGGATAGCACTAAGTTTCGTAAGAAATCCATCCGATATAAATGAGATAAAAGATTTAATAAACACAAATGGGCATTCAACTCCGGTAGTCGCAAAAATAGAAAAATTTGAAGCAATTGATCAGATCGATACAGTTTTACCCTTATGTGATGGGGTTATGGTTGCAAGAGGTGATTTGGGAGTAGAAATGCCTGCTGAAGAAGTTCCTCTTCTACAAAAGGAGTTAATAAGAAAAGCTAATTCATTAGGTATCCCAATAATTACAGCGACTCAAATGCTTGATTCTATGGCTTCTAATCCAAGACCAACTAGGGCCGAAGTTAGTGATGTTGCAAATGCAATTCTGGATGGTACAGATGCTGTAATGCTTTCAAACGAAACTGCAGTTGGCGATTATCCTGTAGAGGCAGTTGAAACGATGGCAACCATAGCAAGAAGAATTGAAAGGGATTATCCACTTAAGGCTATTGAAAGCCACTTACCCAGTACGATCCCAAATGCTATTAGTGCAGCAGTAAGCAATATAGCTAGACAACTTGATGCAGGAGCTATAATCCCTTTAACTAAATCAGGTTCTACCGCTCGAAATGTAAGTAAGTTCAGACCTCCAACACCTATCTTGGCAACTACTACAGAAAGAAGTGTAGCGAGAAGATTGCAACTTGTTTGGGGAGTTACCCCAATAGTAGTTAAAAATGATGAAAGAACAGCAAAGACTTTTAGTTTAGCTATGCAAATTGCTCAAGAGATGGGCATCCTAAATCAAGGAGATTTAGTAGTTCAAACCGCAGGTACATTAACAGGAATTAGCGGCTCTACAGATTTAATAAAAGTCGGTTTAGTAAGAAAGATTGTATCAAGAGGAATTTCAATAGGGGAAATCGGTGTTACAGGTAAAGCAAGGATAATTAAAAATAATCTTGATATATCCTTAATTTGCCCAGGAGAAATATTATTTGTTCCCAAGGAATTAATGAAAAATATTCCACTGAGTAAAAATATTGCCGGCATTGTTACAAACCAAAATGTAAATGATGTTTACGCCTTTTTTAATAAAAATAATAAAAAGATTTCTACAATTTGTAATTTAGAGAATATGGATAATCATCAAATCAGTAATGGCGATCTTATTACCCTCCAGCTTAATGAAGGTGTTATATACATGGGACAAATTGAAGATGATGATGCAATAGATAAATATAAATATGTCTAG
- a CDS encoding nucleoside triphosphate pyrophosphohydrolase family protein — translation MDFKTYQKKARETAQYPDLGSNNIYPTLGLVGEAGEVAEKVKKVIRDKNGIFDYDSKLGIKKELGDVLWYVSNLCTELNFNLEDVALQNLEKLKLRAAKGKIRGSGDDR, via the coding sequence ATGGATTTTAAAACTTATCAGAAAAAAGCTAGAGAAACAGCACAATATCCAGATTTAGGTTCAAATAATATTTATCCAACTCTTGGTTTAGTGGGAGAGGCTGGTGAGGTGGCAGAAAAAGTGAAAAAGGTTATAAGAGATAAAAATGGAATATTTGACTACGATTCAAAATTAGGTATTAAAAAAGAGTTAGGAGATGTTTTGTGGTATGTATCAAATCTTTGTACAGAATTAAATTTCAATTTAGAGGATGTTGCATTGCAAAACCTTGAAAAATTAAAATTAAGAGCTGCTAAAGGCAAGATAAGAGGTTCAGGAGATGATAGATAA
- a CDS encoding YggT family protein encodes MLSEIFAVLGQTLSIYSFILIIRILLTWFPGIDWSNGVLSALTSITDPYLNIFRGIIPPIGGFDISSLLAFLLLNVIQNLITNLQYASLGYS; translated from the coding sequence ATGCTATCTGAGATTTTTGCAGTTCTGGGTCAAACTTTATCAATTTATTCTTTCATATTGATAATTAGAATTTTACTTACATGGTTTCCAGGTATTGATTGGAGTAACGGTGTTTTATCTGCATTAACTTCTATCACAGATCCTTATTTAAACATTTTTAGAGGTATTATCCCTCCAATAGGTGGATTTGATATTTCATCTTTGTTAGCTTTTTTACTTTTAAATGTTATTCAAAATTTAATTACAAATCTACAGTATGCAAGCTTAGGTTATAGCTGA
- the scpB gene encoding SMC-Scp complex subunit ScpB, translating into MSDIDLVTKVEAVLYLKGRPITKKDLSEITNSDINSINDAIKDLKNKYSNPNSAIELNAVNNCFSLELKSSLNEFVDDLLPSDLKTSELRTLATIAIKKKILQSDLILLRGSGAYDHIKELIEKKFIVKRKQKDGRSYWLSLSEKFFQTFAVSNEYLSNIGSGNNKQQ; encoded by the coding sequence ATATCTGATATAGATCTAGTTACTAAAGTTGAAGCTGTTCTATATTTAAAGGGCAGACCAATAACAAAAAAGGATCTTTCAGAAATTACTAATTCTGATATAAACTCAATAAATGACGCAATTAAAGATCTAAAAAATAAATACTCTAATCCCAACTCAGCTATTGAATTAAATGCAGTAAATAACTGTTTTTCTCTCGAATTAAAATCTAGTCTAAATGAATTCGTCGATGATTTACTGCCTTCTGATTTGAAAACATCCGAATTAAGGACATTGGCAACTATTGCGATCAAAAAAAAGATCCTGCAATCGGATCTTATACTTCTTCGAGGTTCAGGTGCTTATGATCATATTAAAGAATTAATAGAAAAGAAATTCATCGTCAAACGGAAGCAAAAAGATGGTAGATCGTATTGGCTATCATTATCAGAAAAGTTTTTTCAAACTTTTGCAGTAAGTAATGAATATCTCTCAAATATAGGAAGCGGTAACAATAAGCAGCAATAA